A stretch of Desulfobacter hydrogenophilus DNA encodes these proteins:
- a CDS encoding zinc-dependent alcohol dehydrogenase family protein — MKAMIIRNFGDSSVFESAEIAKPEVKPGHVLVKIVATSVNTVDTMIRQMGRELPISPQLPAVLGMDFAGIVEAVGQGVTEYAAGDEVYGCAGGLGDLPGTLSEYIVADSNLIARKPEKLTMREAAALPLVGITAYEGLTRAGITQGQKVLVHGGSGGVGHIALQLARHFKAQVFATGGGDRQLALIEKLGATAINYKTEPVAGYVDKHTDGAGFDLVFDSVGGLNLANSFEAAALNGQVASTVAMVELDLSLAHFKGLSLHVIFMLIPMIHDHKREEHGAILRKLAQIVDAGGLYPVLDEQKFALDEVGKAHDRLAGGQGVGKVVVEI, encoded by the coding sequence ATGAAAGCTATGATTATTCGGAATTTTGGGGATTCCAGCGTATTTGAATCTGCTGAAATCGCCAAGCCGGAAGTGAAACCGGGCCATGTGCTGGTAAAAATTGTGGCCACCAGTGTTAATACCGTTGATACCATGATTCGCCAGATGGGCAGAGAACTGCCGATTTCACCACAGCTTCCCGCTGTCTTGGGTATGGACTTTGCCGGCATTGTTGAAGCTGTTGGCCAAGGGGTAACTGAATATGCTGCCGGTGATGAAGTATATGGCTGTGCCGGGGGATTAGGTGATTTACCCGGGACGCTGTCCGAATATATAGTTGCCGATTCCAATCTGATTGCCCGTAAACCTGAAAAGCTGACCATGAGGGAAGCTGCTGCCCTGCCTTTGGTTGGCATTACAGCCTATGAAGGGCTGACACGGGCAGGTATTACCCAGGGCCAAAAGGTGCTGGTCCATGGCGGTTCCGGCGGGGTCGGCCATATTGCCTTGCAACTGGCACGCCATTTTAAAGCGCAGGTTTTTGCAACTGGCGGAGGGGATAGACAGCTGGCATTAATTGAGAAGCTTGGGGCCACTGCCATCAATTACAAGACAGAACCGGTTGCCGGATATGTTGATAAACATACAGACGGGGCTGGTTTTGACCTTGTCTTTGATTCGGTCGGTGGGTTGAATCTGGCAAACTCCTTTGAGGCTGCGGCGCTCAACGGCCAGGTGGCATCCACAGTGGCAATGGTTGAGCTGGATCTGTCGTTGGCGCATTTCAAGGGGCTCTCTTTGCACGTTATTTTCATGTTAATCCCCATGATCCATGACCATAAACGTGAAGAACATGGGGCCATTCTTCGTAAACTTGCACAGATTGTTGATGCCGGCGGTTTATATCCGGTGCTTGATGAACAAAAATTTGCCCTTGATGAAGTAGGGAAAGCCCATGACCGTCTTGCCGGCGGCCAGGGAGTGGGTAAAGTCGTTGTAGAAATATAA
- a CDS encoding B12-binding domain-containing radical SAM protein: protein MNYQGKIYRPWIEANSLLIQTTLGCTHNKCTFCDMFREKRFGIRTLEDIFNDIDEARQLFPYVGSIFLIDGNVLALKTVFLLKVIEKIRSSFGECSKISLYAGLNDFRRKSVSELTELKQAGLTMAYSGLESGHPEILKWVKKGLTPEQALIGMEHAKAAGIEVLLSFIFGLGGKERSCEHIAETTRLLNLMEPEEVAPMALAVQPGTELAKEIVAGEFIQATPLQILEEEKYLLENLTDFNTFYWGDHGNNIVSSKGRLPEHREAFLEKIDHAIATHPVTRQEVLKTFAW, encoded by the coding sequence ATGAACTACCAAGGGAAAATATACCGCCCCTGGATTGAGGCCAACAGCCTGTTGATACAAACCACCCTGGGCTGCACCCATAATAAATGTACATTCTGCGATATGTTCAGGGAAAAGAGATTCGGAATCAGGACGCTTGAAGATATTTTCAATGATATTGATGAGGCGAGGCAGCTTTTTCCCTATGTGGGATCAATCTTTCTTATTGACGGGAATGTACTGGCCTTGAAAACCGTATTTCTTTTGAAAGTGATTGAAAAGATCAGGTCCTCTTTTGGGGAATGCTCAAAAATTTCCCTCTACGCCGGACTGAATGATTTTCGGCGCAAATCCGTTTCGGAACTTACGGAACTCAAACAGGCTGGATTAACCATGGCCTATTCCGGCCTGGAATCAGGTCATCCTGAAATTCTTAAATGGGTCAAAAAAGGGCTGACACCGGAACAAGCCCTAATCGGGATGGAGCATGCGAAAGCTGCCGGAATCGAAGTGCTGCTTTCCTTTATCTTCGGGCTGGGGGGAAAAGAGCGGTCCTGTGAGCATATTGCTGAAACCACCCGGTTGCTCAACCTGATGGAGCCCGAAGAGGTGGCCCCTATGGCCCTGGCTGTACAGCCGGGGACTGAATTGGCTAAAGAAATTGTAGCCGGGGAATTCATTCAGGCTACTCCGCTGCAGATCCTTGAGGAGGAAAAATATCTTCTTGAGAACCTCACGGACTTCAACACCTTTTACTGGGGAGACCATGGCAACAATATCGTCTCTTCCAAGGGACGGCTGCCGGAACACCGGGAAGCCTTTCTGGAAAAAATCGACCATGCCATTGCCACCCATCCGGTAACCAGGCAAGAGGTGCTTAAAACATTTGCATGGTAG
- a CDS encoding SDR family NAD(P)-dependent oxidoreductase — MQKNILITGATDGIGLEAAKMLAVQGHNLIIHGRNPAKLADVEKILSEMSTGGKLTSYLCDLSKLKGVQRLGAEVAENHTSLDVLINNAGVFKVQNPVTRDGLDVRFAVNTIAPYMLTKKMLPLFNRSGRIVNLSSAAQAPVDTAILAGPPRLSDGEAYAQSKLALTMWSCHMGRALKNKDPAIIAVNPASFLGSKMVKEAYGVAGKDLSIGAEILCRAALSDEFASASGRYFDNDSGKFSSPHADALNDRKCEAVIRTIEAVLNEL; from the coding sequence ATGCAAAAAAATATTCTGATCACAGGCGCAACCGATGGTATTGGATTGGAAGCCGCAAAGATGCTGGCCGTCCAGGGACACAACCTCATAATCCATGGGCGCAACCCGGCCAAACTTGCAGATGTGGAAAAAATACTATCCGAAATGTCCACGGGCGGGAAGTTGACAAGCTACCTATGTGATCTATCGAAGCTCAAGGGTGTGCAACGGCTTGGGGCTGAAGTTGCTGAGAACCATACCAGCCTTGATGTATTGATAAATAATGCCGGTGTTTTCAAGGTTCAGAATCCTGTCACCAGAGACGGGCTTGATGTGAGATTTGCCGTTAATACCATCGCCCCCTATATGTTGACGAAAAAAATGCTGCCCTTGTTCAACCGCTCGGGCCGAATCGTTAACCTCTCCTCGGCCGCCCAGGCGCCGGTGGATACTGCGATTCTGGCAGGTCCGCCAAGGCTGTCTGACGGTGAAGCATATGCCCAGAGTAAATTGGCCCTGACGATGTGGTCATGCCATATGGGTCGAGCCCTTAAGAACAAAGATCCTGCGATCATTGCGGTGAATCCTGCCTCCTTTTTGGGCAGCAAAATGGTGAAAGAAGCATACGGGGTTGCCGGCAAAGATCTTAGTATCGGAGCTGAAATTCTCTGCCGGGCTGCCCTGTCCGATGAATTTGCATCGGCCTCTGGGCGCTATTTTGACAATGATTCAGGAAAATTTTCCTCTCCTCATGCTGATGCGCTCAATGACCGAAAATGTGAAGCAGTCATCCGGACTATTGAGGCTGTGTTGAACGAATTATGA
- a CDS encoding IS91 family transposase, with product MIGECCNKSSRPEHDIADIFRHAGQRFLETFGASHEQIKVMNKIITCRTAALGGHIDACPDCDFQKNSYNSCRNRHCPKCQTMTKEKWLDKRVSELLPATYYHLVFTLPHNLNPIILCNMKPLLDLLFSSVNQTIKQFATDPQWRLQGQAGFIAVLHTWNQTILDHFHLHCLVPGGVLSEDKTQWTPSKTNFLFKTASIVKAFKGIYIKGLKQLYQDGDLKFPGNTAKYGTRSGFNRLIKIIRKKKWSGYAKAPCSGPEKVLEYLGRYTHRVAISNYRIKSFEDGKVVFTWKDRAQNDAIKEMTLDAVEFIRRFLLHVLPRGFKKIRHFGFLSPRYKAVNIKLIRKLTGDKFKEPAHPENESVEEMMHRLTGIDIKACPKCGKGRLTRLYELLPVYIGYIVPNKKVAAWDTS from the coding sequence ATGATCGGAGAATGCTGCAATAAAAGCAGCAGACCCGAACATGACATTGCCGATATCTTCAGACACGCTGGGCAACGCTTTTTGGAAACTTTCGGAGCTTCACACGAACAGATAAAGGTCATGAATAAAATCATTACCTGCCGAACAGCTGCTTTAGGAGGCCATATAGACGCTTGCCCTGACTGCGATTTCCAAAAGAACTCCTACAACTCCTGCAGGAACCGGCACTGCCCCAAATGCCAGACCATGACCAAGGAAAAATGGTTAGATAAACGGGTGTCAGAACTATTGCCTGCCACCTATTATCATTTGGTGTTCACACTGCCCCACAACCTGAATCCTATCATCCTCTGTAATATGAAGCCGTTGCTGGACCTGCTGTTCTCCTCGGTAAATCAGACCATTAAACAATTTGCTACCGATCCCCAATGGAGACTCCAGGGGCAGGCTGGCTTTATTGCCGTATTGCATACATGGAACCAGACCATCCTGGACCATTTTCATCTGCACTGCCTTGTTCCCGGCGGTGTGCTGTCAGAAGACAAAACCCAATGGACCCCATCCAAAACGAATTTTCTATTCAAGACAGCCTCCATAGTAAAGGCGTTCAAGGGCATCTACATCAAAGGACTCAAGCAACTATACCAGGACGGGGATCTCAAGTTCCCGGGTAATACGGCCAAGTACGGCACCCGTTCTGGTTTCAACCGCCTGATCAAAATTATCCGGAAAAAGAAATGGTCCGGTTACGCCAAGGCCCCTTGTTCCGGCCCTGAAAAAGTCCTGGAATATTTAGGAAGGTATACCCATAGAGTCGCCATTTCAAATTACCGTATCAAATCCTTTGAAGACGGCAAAGTTGTGTTCACCTGGAAGGACCGGGCTCAAAATGATGCCATAAAAGAGATGACTCTTGATGCTGTGGAGTTCATCAGACGGTTCCTGCTTCATGTGCTACCCAGAGGGTTTAAAAAAATCAGGCACTTTGGTTTTCTATCCCCCCGGTACAAAGCAGTGAACATAAAACTGATCCGAAAATTGACGGGTGATAAGTTCAAAGAGCCAGCACATCCTGAAAATGAGTCAGTAGAAGAAATGATGCACAGACTGACCGGCATTGACATTAAAGCATGCCCCAAATGTGGCAAAGGCCGCCTGACAAGACTTTACGAGTTGCTGCCGGTATATATTGGCTATATTGTCCCAAATAAAAAGGTGGCTGCCTGGGATACTTCTTGA
- a CDS encoding tyrosine-type recombinase/integrase: MTQLRQQFDRHMTLHRLSPKTNAAYMNAVKLLAAHYKQAPDQLTDSQIQDYLDYIIADRQLAWSSCNVQFSGIKRFYRHVLKREPKISIPPRPQERKIFMALSREEVAQILNACTNPKHYALLLATYSAGLRVSEVVKLQPIHIERSRKMIRIEQGKGRKDRYTVLSDTLLKTLEDYWRLFKPNEWIFFGKTRSKPMPVETAQKIYYTAKLEAGVKRGKGIHTLRHCFATHLLEQGTRTHVLQQMLGHKSIRTTAKYLHISNEAISQVVSPADVVL, encoded by the coding sequence ATGACACAACTTCGCCAACAATTTGATCGACACATGACTCTTCACCGGCTTTCGCCAAAAACAAATGCGGCGTATATGAATGCGGTAAAATTGCTTGCCGCGCACTACAAGCAAGCACCGGATCAACTGACCGATTCCCAGATCCAAGATTATCTCGACTATATTATTGCAGACCGACAACTGGCCTGGAGTAGCTGCAATGTACAGTTCTCAGGGATAAAGAGATTTTACAGGCATGTATTAAAACGGGAGCCCAAGATTTCCATACCGCCCCGGCCTCAGGAAAGGAAAATCTTCATGGCACTGAGCCGGGAAGAAGTGGCGCAAATACTGAATGCCTGCACCAACCCCAAGCATTATGCCCTTCTTCTGGCCACATACAGCGCAGGATTGCGGGTCAGTGAAGTTGTAAAGCTCCAACCGATACACATTGAAAGATCCCGCAAAATGATACGGATAGAGCAAGGTAAAGGCAGAAAAGACCGGTATACAGTCTTGTCAGATACCTTACTAAAGACTCTGGAAGACTACTGGCGGCTTTTTAAACCGAACGAATGGATCTTTTTCGGCAAAACCAGATCAAAACCGATGCCAGTTGAGACAGCTCAGAAAATTTATTACACGGCCAAGTTAGAAGCCGGTGTAAAACGTGGCAAAGGCATACATACCCTTCGTCACTGCTTTGCGACTCACCTTCTCGAACAGGGAACCCGGACACATGTACTTCAGCAGATGCTCGGTCATAAATCCATCAGAACCACGGCAAAGTATCTTCACATCAGCAATGAGGCCATATCCCAAGTTGTCAGCCCGGCTGACGTGGTGCTTTAA